One Actinomyces respiraculi DNA window includes the following coding sequences:
- a CDS encoding homoserine dehydrogenase, producing the protein MTQQAPPAAPASPSSRPVLKVGVLGSGTVGTQVVRLLGEQAEEFAARSGARLEVTGIAVRDLAAPRDPAVPRELLTDDATAVATSNDIVIELIGGIEPARTLILAAFRAGASVITGNKALIAAHGPELYAAAAAADVDFYYEAAVAGAIPVVYALRESMAGDRVTSVLGIVNGTTNYILDEMSTKGLSFEDALATAQELGYAEADPTADVDGLDAAAKAAIIASLAFHTRVGIDDVLVEGIRSITAEDIREAHASGCELKLLAIAQRVALDDAAEGVSVRVHPALVPADHPLASVHGAFNAVLVEAESAGRLMFYGKGAGGAPTASAVLSDVVAAAAHRVNGGQAPRESSYADLPVLGPEAAITRYQIQLRVDDQPGSLAAVATAFAANAVSIDSVRQSAYVGGDQAVVTIVTHPAAVKRLNAAVEALRSQERVLAVVSIQRVEGE; encoded by the coding sequence ATGACCCAGCAGGCTCCGCCCGCAGCCCCCGCCTCCCCGTCCTCACGTCCCGTCCTCAAGGTCGGCGTCCTCGGCTCCGGAACTGTTGGTACGCAGGTCGTGCGCCTGCTGGGCGAGCAGGCGGAGGAGTTCGCCGCCCGCAGCGGCGCCCGCCTGGAGGTCACCGGCATCGCCGTGCGCGACCTCGCGGCCCCCCGCGACCCGGCTGTGCCGCGCGAGCTGCTGACCGACGACGCCACCGCCGTCGCCACCAGCAACGACATCGTCATCGAGCTCATCGGCGGAATCGAGCCCGCCCGCACCCTCATCCTCGCGGCCTTCAGGGCCGGCGCCTCGGTCATCACCGGCAACAAGGCCCTCATCGCCGCCCACGGACCCGAGCTCTACGCCGCCGCTGCCGCCGCCGACGTCGACTTCTACTACGAGGCGGCCGTTGCCGGCGCCATCCCCGTCGTCTACGCGCTGCGCGAGTCCATGGCGGGCGACCGCGTCACCAGCGTTCTCGGCATCGTCAACGGCACCACCAACTACATCCTCGATGAGATGAGCACGAAGGGGCTGAGCTTCGAGGATGCCCTGGCCACCGCCCAGGAGCTCGGCTACGCCGAGGCCGACCCCACCGCCGACGTCGACGGCCTCGACGCCGCCGCCAAGGCCGCCATTATCGCCTCCCTCGCCTTCCACACCCGCGTCGGCATCGACGACGTCCTCGTCGAGGGCATCCGCTCCATCACCGCCGAGGACATCCGCGAGGCACACGCCTCAGGCTGCGAGCTCAAGCTGCTGGCCATCGCCCAGCGCGTGGCCCTGGACGACGCGGCCGAGGGCGTGAGCGTGCGCGTCCACCCGGCGCTCGTGCCCGCCGACCACCCGCTGGCCAGCGTCCACGGCGCCTTCAACGCCGTCCTCGTCGAGGCCGAGTCCGCCGGCCGGCTCATGTTCTACGGCAAGGGGGCCGGTGGTGCCCCCACCGCCTCCGCCGTCCTGTCCGACGTCGTGGCCGCTGCCGCGCACCGCGTCAACGGAGGCCAGGCGCCGCGCGAGTCCTCCTACGCCGACCTGCCGGTGCTCGGCCCCGAGGCCGCCATCACCCGTTACCAGATCCAGCTGCGCGTGGACGACCAGCCGGGCTCGCTGGCCGCGGTGGCCACCGCCTTCGCCGCCAATGCCGTCTCCATCGACTCGGTGCGCCAGAGCGCCTACGTCGGCGGGGACCAGGCGGTTGTCACCATCGTCACCCACCCGGCTGCCGTCAAGCGCCTCAACGCCGCTGTTGAGGCCCTGCGCTCCCAGGAGCGCGTCCTCGCCGTCGTCTCGATCCAGCGTGTGGAGGGGGAGTGA